The following proteins are co-located in the Pseudarthrobacter siccitolerans genome:
- the menE gene encoding o-succinylbenzoate--CoA ligase gives MDNNGVGSWLQRRRAKSGTKAALVTGMGSMTYTQLADRTDRLANALRNRGVAKGDRVAYLGENHPSFVETFFACGLLGAIFVPLNTRLAAPELQFQLQDSGAKLLINAAPLETVAAASTEETVVSHRLLVAPDGGTEGSAVSPPSGVEHYDEVLQAAAATPLDQAVTLDDGAMILYTSGTTGRPKGALLTHGNITWNCFNTVVDMDLNRNDVALMISPLFHVASLDMGLLPMLLKGATVVLESKFDAGRVLELIRQHKVTTLNGVPTTFQMLCDHPDWQTADLTSLDKLTCGGSAIPRRVLDAYEARGIGFTSCYGMTETAPGVTMLPVARSRDKAGSAGLPHFFTDVRIADPMGGLSPEGQVGEIQISGPNVIKKYWNRPDATAESYADGSWFRSGDMGYRDEEGFLFVSDRIKDMIISGGENIYPAEVEAAIAELSAVASVAVIGVEDSKWGEVPRAIVTLREGASLTEEQLRSHLDGRLARYKIPKSVVFVDEMPRTASGKIRKVELRNQFAH, from the coding sequence ATGGACAACAACGGAGTTGGCTCCTGGCTGCAGCGGCGCCGCGCCAAGTCGGGAACGAAGGCGGCACTCGTCACCGGGATGGGCAGCATGACCTACACGCAGCTCGCCGACCGGACGGACCGGCTGGCCAACGCCCTTCGGAACAGGGGAGTGGCCAAGGGGGACCGGGTGGCCTACCTCGGCGAGAACCACCCTTCCTTCGTGGAGACCTTCTTCGCCTGCGGCCTGCTCGGCGCCATCTTCGTCCCGCTGAACACCCGGCTGGCCGCCCCCGAGCTGCAGTTCCAGCTGCAGGACTCCGGGGCCAAGCTCCTCATCAACGCCGCCCCCCTGGAAACCGTGGCCGCCGCGTCCACGGAAGAAACCGTGGTGTCCCATCGCCTGTTGGTGGCGCCCGACGGCGGCACGGAAGGTTCCGCTGTCAGCCCGCCATCCGGCGTCGAACACTATGACGAGGTGCTTCAGGCGGCGGCCGCAACGCCGCTCGACCAGGCGGTGACGCTGGACGACGGCGCCATGATCCTCTACACCTCGGGCACCACGGGCAGGCCCAAAGGCGCGCTCCTGACGCACGGCAACATCACGTGGAACTGCTTCAACACGGTGGTGGACATGGACCTGAACCGGAACGACGTGGCGCTGATGATTTCGCCGCTGTTCCATGTGGCGTCCCTGGACATGGGCCTGCTGCCCATGCTGCTCAAGGGCGCCACCGTGGTGCTGGAATCCAAGTTCGATGCCGGGCGGGTGCTGGAGCTGATCCGGCAGCACAAGGTCACCACCCTCAACGGTGTCCCCACAACCTTTCAGATGCTCTGCGACCACCCGGACTGGCAGACGGCGGACCTGACCTCCCTGGATAAGCTCACCTGCGGCGGTTCGGCCATTCCGCGCCGCGTCCTGGACGCGTACGAGGCACGCGGCATCGGTTTCACCAGCTGCTACGGCATGACCGAAACCGCGCCCGGCGTCACCATGCTGCCGGTGGCCCGGTCCAGGGACAAGGCCGGGTCAGCCGGGCTGCCGCACTTCTTCACCGACGTCCGTATCGCCGATCCCATGGGCGGCCTCTCGCCTGAAGGACAGGTGGGCGAGATCCAGATTTCCGGCCCCAACGTCATCAAGAAGTACTGGAACCGGCCGGACGCCACCGCGGAAAGCTACGCGGATGGCAGCTGGTTCCGTTCCGGCGATATGGGCTACCGGGACGAAGAAGGGTTCCTGTTCGTCTCGGACCGCATCAAGGACATGATCATCTCCGGCGGCGAGAACATCTATCCCGCTGAGGTCGAGGCCGCGATCGCCGAGCTTTCCGCCGTGGCAAGCGTCGCGGTGATCGGCGTTGAGGATTCCAAGTGGGGTGAGGTTCCCCGCGCGATCGTCACGCTCCGCGAGGGTGCCTCGCTCACTGAGGAGCAGCTGCGCTCGCACCTCGACGGACGGCTGGCCCGGTACAAGATCCCCAAGTCCGTGGTGTTCGTGGATGAGATGCCTCGCACGGCCAGCGGGAAAATCCGCAAGGTGGAGCTGCGGAACCAGTTCGCGCACTGA
- a CDS encoding GTP pyrophosphokinase, translated as MPSNWESLDADLRESVQRNVEIYERVRPALKLVTRDVLLLMRDMLKDSEVTPLFVTGRTKTVESFKEKISRIEEPLEPGAPPVLKFPDPFRTLNDMVGIRVITKLPAENAAVANIIKRQRQLLDCRGDREKDIGSIESGTYGYSSRHLILRTIQNEAVKEYQQVFNPEAQPNGSYFFECQIRTIFAHAWSEIEHDIRFKAEDPRAWTPHFDRQFTATAAMLETVETAFADLHERYEEVRSFWDTEGEGAAPLTPNRIRDVWRTLLPHVDRKVDDDWGWAAELLAAHGLNQTMQLAGLLSANRITEVRKALDHRYSPGPDRLLDDLLLWQYGTKHIDLTAEAADAVPHPRRDSLLRRLKQIERYRLAKG; from the coding sequence ATGCCAAGTAACTGGGAGAGCCTGGACGCGGACCTGCGGGAGTCCGTGCAGCGGAACGTGGAGATCTACGAGCGCGTCCGGCCTGCCCTGAAGCTGGTCACGCGGGATGTCCTGCTGCTGATGCGGGACATGCTGAAGGACAGCGAGGTCACGCCGCTATTCGTCACCGGGCGCACCAAAACGGTGGAGTCGTTCAAGGAGAAGATCTCCCGGATCGAGGAGCCGCTGGAGCCCGGCGCGCCGCCGGTGCTGAAGTTCCCGGACCCGTTCCGGACCTTGAACGACATGGTGGGCATCCGCGTCATCACCAAGCTGCCAGCCGAGAACGCCGCGGTGGCCAACATCATCAAGCGGCAGCGGCAGCTGCTTGACTGCCGCGGGGACCGGGAGAAGGACATTGGCTCCATCGAATCCGGCACCTACGGCTATTCCAGCCGGCACCTGATCCTCCGGACCATCCAGAACGAGGCCGTCAAGGAGTACCAGCAGGTTTTCAACCCGGAGGCGCAGCCCAACGGGAGCTACTTTTTCGAGTGCCAGATCCGCACCATTTTCGCGCACGCGTGGAGCGAGATCGAGCACGATATCCGGTTCAAGGCCGAGGACCCGCGCGCCTGGACCCCGCATTTCGACCGGCAGTTCACGGCTACCGCTGCGATGCTGGAAACGGTGGAAACAGCCTTCGCGGACCTGCACGAACGCTATGAGGAAGTGCGCAGCTTCTGGGATACCGAGGGCGAGGGCGCAGCGCCGCTGACACCCAACCGCATCCGCGATGTTTGGCGCACCCTGCTCCCGCACGTGGACCGGAAGGTGGACGACGACTGGGGCTGGGCCGCCGAACTCCTCGCCGCCCACGGCCTCAACCAGACCATGCAGCTGGCCGGGCTGCTCAGCGCCAACCGCATCACCGAGGTCCGCAAGGCCCTGGACCACCGCTACTCCCCCGGCCCGGACCGGCTGCTCGATGACCTGCTGCTGTGGCAGTACGGCACGAAACACATCGACCTCACCGCCGAAGCGGCCGACGCCGTCCCGCACCCCCGGCGCGACAGCCTCCTGCGGCGCCTCAAACAGATCGAGCGGTACCGGCTGGCGAAGGGTTAG
- a CDS encoding LacI family DNA-binding transcriptional regulator, translating into MVAARAGVSTATVSLVANGKTAGRVSEDNISRVREAIAELGYVVDGIGSSLAKGVSSIVILVAPDISNPFFAKVIAGVRESLGPAYQLLLSVTEAGEFPQADDVRRLMSLRPAGLLVDAPNAGFLEDLASPSPLVLLDAPGLAAYAPSVNLDVASGARELAAHLAEAGHCEVAYVDSVTGTETFALRRQAFLDEAAARGINVGEDRIISTTIDVGTAASAFASAWVGWQREGVTAVVCGTDTHAYGVLQEARVAGVRIPEELAVAGFDDLPYSATSNPGLTSVHLPATPLGLKAGEQLRRLMEGKPLQQNEVTLESSLVVRGSTAAAER; encoded by the coding sequence ATGGTTGCCGCGCGGGCCGGTGTCTCCACCGCCACCGTCTCGCTGGTGGCCAACGGCAAGACGGCGGGACGCGTCTCCGAGGACAACATTTCCCGGGTCCGCGAAGCCATCGCCGAGCTTGGCTACGTGGTGGACGGCATCGGCAGTTCGCTGGCCAAGGGCGTGAGCTCCATCGTGATCCTGGTGGCGCCGGACATTTCCAACCCGTTCTTTGCCAAGGTGATCGCGGGAGTGCGCGAGTCCCTCGGCCCGGCGTACCAGCTGCTGCTCTCCGTCACGGAGGCGGGCGAGTTCCCCCAGGCCGACGACGTCCGGCGGCTGATGTCGCTGCGTCCGGCCGGGCTCCTGGTGGACGCACCCAACGCCGGCTTCCTCGAGGACCTCGCGTCGCCGTCGCCCCTTGTGCTGCTGGACGCCCCGGGCCTGGCGGCGTACGCGCCGTCGGTGAACCTGGATGTGGCCAGCGGTGCCCGGGAGCTGGCAGCCCACCTGGCCGAAGCCGGGCACTGCGAGGTCGCTTATGTTGACAGCGTCACCGGTACGGAAACGTTCGCCCTCCGCCGTCAGGCCTTCCTGGACGAGGCGGCTGCCCGCGGCATCAACGTGGGTGAGGACCGCATCATCAGCACCACAATCGACGTCGGCACGGCGGCTTCCGCCTTCGCCTCCGCCTGGGTGGGATGGCAGCGCGAGGGGGTGACCGCCGTCGTCTGCGGTACTGATACGCACGCCTACGGGGTGCTGCAGGAGGCGCGCGTGGCGGGGGTGCGGATTCCGGAGGAGCTGGCGGTGGCCGGGTTTGATGACCTGCCGTATTCGGCCACGAGCAATCCCGGCCTGACCAGCGTCCATCTGCCCGCCACGCCCCTTGGCCTGAAGGCCGGGGAGCAGCTGCGCCGCCTGATGGAGGGGAAGCCATTGCAGCAGAACGAGGTCACACTGGAGAGCTCACTGGTGGTGCGCGGCTCCACTGCTGCCGCGGAACGCTGA